A window of Streptomyces gilvosporeus contains these coding sequences:
- a CDS encoding SDR family oxidoreductase, whose product MSQAAAGAALPRPAVEGGAEDLRDRTVVLIGGGSGIGLRVARRVVAAGARVVLGGRTAARLEAAADELGAAATWRVVDTGDTASLAAFFDGIERVDHLFTSAASYQVGPMRELSDQDAASPFDSKFWGQYHAVRCAAPKLAEDGSVVLMSGAASARPAGPAPAYVACNAAIEGLGRGLAVELAPVRVNAVAPGTVDGHLWSNRPEAAREAAFAQYRRDALLGRPAAEDEIAQAVVFLFTNGFTTGSTLYTDGGYTLR is encoded by the coding sequence ATGAGCCAGGCCGCCGCCGGCGCCGCCCTCCCCCGTCCGGCCGTCGAGGGCGGTGCCGAGGATCTGCGGGACCGTACGGTCGTCCTGATCGGCGGCGGATCCGGTATCGGGCTGCGGGTCGCGCGGCGAGTGGTGGCCGCCGGTGCCCGAGTGGTGCTCGGCGGCCGTACCGCGGCGCGCCTGGAGGCCGCCGCCGACGAGCTGGGTGCGGCGGCCACCTGGCGCGTCGTGGACACGGGCGACACCGCGTCGCTCGCCGCCTTCTTCGACGGGATCGAGCGCGTCGACCACCTCTTCACCTCGGCCGCCTCCTATCAGGTCGGCCCGATGCGCGAACTGAGCGACCAGGACGCCGCGTCGCCCTTCGACTCCAAGTTCTGGGGCCAGTACCACGCGGTGCGCTGCGCCGCCCCCAAACTGGCCGAGGACGGCTCCGTCGTGCTGATGTCGGGCGCGGCCTCGGCGCGTCCGGCCGGCCCCGCCCCCGCGTACGTCGCCTGCAACGCGGCGATCGAGGGCCTGGGCCGGGGCCTGGCGGTGGAACTGGCCCCGGTCCGGGTCAATGCGGTGGCGCCCGGCACCGTCGACGGCCACCTGTGGTCGAACCGCCCCGAGGCCGCCCGCGAGGCCGCCTTCGCGCAGTACCGCCGCGATGCCCTCCTGGGCCGCCCGGCCGCCGAGGACGAGATCGCGCAGGCCGTGGTCTTCCTCTTCACCAACGGCTTCACCACGGGCTCCACGCTCTATACCGATGGTGGCTACACCCTCCGCTAG
- a CDS encoding DUF4179 domain-containing protein codes for MKIAKAAAGVVGVALALGAASPALAASGPHGEKNALPNSDTITKSDVKNPLADLDIDGLVRSVDKVAGKLKTPNGTHPKTTHAGEHAKPTPVGGHDKTHSGGHAKAHEGGHAKTHSGGHAKAHGGGHGKAGR; via the coding sequence GTGAAGATCGCCAAGGCTGCTGCGGGTGTTGTCGGTGTCGCGCTGGCTCTGGGGGCCGCCTCCCCCGCACTTGCGGCTTCCGGGCCGCACGGTGAGAAGAACGCGCTGCCGAACAGCGACACCATCACCAAGAGCGACGTGAAGAACCCGCTCGCCGACCTCGACATCGACGGGCTCGTCCGCTCGGTCGACAAGGTCGCCGGCAAGCTGAAGACGCCCAACGGCACCCACCCCAAGACGACCCACGCGGGTGAGCACGCCAAGCCGACCCCCGTGGGGGGCCACGACAAGACCCACAGCGGTGGCCACGCCAAGGCCCACGAGGGTGGCCACGCCAAAACGCACAGCGGTGGCCACGCCAAGGCCCACGGTGGTGGCCACGGCAAGGCCGGTCGATGA
- a CDS encoding maleylpyruvate isomerase family mycothiol-dependent enzyme produces MQEQEQEIEAQRRLMKPTDTAGLAEIAESTARFVATLTTLTDDRIGGPTLVPPWTRGHVITHVARATDSLCRLLTWARTGVETPQYASMEARVAEIEAGAARPVAALIADITDTADRFEEAVRSLPEAAWRTEVRMRTGELRTPASLVPTRLRELEVHHADLAVGYTFADVPSAAARWIIDDLVEALHRRDDLPALRFAATDTPLSHELAPGGPLITGPPVRPPGLAHRTLTRHGPDGVRRRRGAPGALLDLTTTGPDRNWT; encoded by the coding sequence ATGCAGGAGCAGGAGCAGGAGATCGAGGCACAGCGCCGTCTCATGAAGCCGACCGATACGGCCGGGCTGGCCGAGATCGCCGAGTCCACCGCCCGGTTCGTGGCCACCCTCACCACCCTCACCGACGACCGGATCGGCGGCCCGACCCTCGTGCCGCCATGGACCCGCGGCCATGTGATCACCCATGTCGCACGCGCCACCGACAGCCTCTGCCGACTGCTGACCTGGGCCCGCACCGGAGTCGAAACCCCGCAGTACGCGAGCATGGAGGCCCGCGTCGCGGAGATCGAAGCCGGTGCGGCGCGGCCGGTCGCCGCACTGATCGCCGATATCACCGACACCGCCGACCGGTTCGAGGAGGCGGTGCGCTCCCTGCCCGAGGCGGCATGGCGCACCGAGGTCCGGATGCGAACCGGCGAACTGCGCACCCCCGCGAGCCTGGTGCCCACCCGGCTGCGCGAACTGGAGGTACACCACGCCGACTTGGCGGTCGGCTACACCTTCGCCGACGTACCGTCCGCCGCGGCCCGCTGGATCATCGACGACCTCGTCGAGGCCCTGCACCGCCGCGACGACCTCCCCGCCCTGCGCTTCGCGGCGACCGACACCCCCCTCTCCCACGAACTCGCACCCGGCGGCCCGCTCATCACCGGCCCCCCAGTCCGCCCTCCTGGCCTGGCTCACCGGACGCTCACCCGGCACGGGCCTGACGGCGTCCGGAGGCGACGAGGTGCCCCCGGCGCCCTACTGGATCTGACCACAACCGGACCTGACCGCAACTGGACCTGA
- a CDS encoding AMP-binding protein, producing MTTDGVGLSTLMARLARSRPDATALVRGRRDGSGQAVSYARLSTGCHAVAEALRAAGVRRGHKAVAMTGDPYELVAVVYGLLALGAVPVLVDPGLPRARLRACLDEVAPEVFIGEPLAHLARRVLRWAPGHVRTPLVTRRTLPGLGRAVPVVVPDAAGPALEVAEPGAEELAVIAFTSGSTGVPKGVEYRYGTLAGQVEALRAVLALDPGGVLLSGFLPLVLLGPALGVTTLSPALCHRAPARTSPEQLLRPLLEHRASVVAGSPAVLGLLAGHCVRHGLRLPSVDRVLSFGAPLRAGLAEAWGAVLRADAEVLSVYGATECLPVSAVTTRELAALRAAGHGAVSGTCVGRPVPGVEVRVLGADDTGVGEIAVAGRNVSPAYHARPRDTAHAKVATDRGLLHRTGDLGHLDGEGRLWFHGRASQRVTGDGFVLNTEDIETAADAAPGVRRTALVGLGPVGRQRAVLCVERERCGTKERRGAAAAVREILRGHPQGHHIRAVLIHPGFPTDIRHNSKIDRERLAAWAAKRAGDSA from the coding sequence ATGACCACGGACGGCGTCGGACTCTCCACCCTGATGGCACGGCTGGCCCGGTCCCGGCCCGACGCCACGGCGCTGGTTCGCGGCCGCCGCGACGGTTCCGGGCAGGCCGTCAGCTACGCCCGGTTGTCGACGGGCTGCCACGCCGTCGCCGAGGCGCTGCGGGCGGCCGGGGTCCGCCGGGGCCACAAGGCGGTGGCGATGACCGGGGATCCCTACGAACTCGTCGCCGTCGTCTACGGGTTGCTCGCGCTCGGCGCCGTCCCGGTCCTGGTGGACCCCGGGCTGCCCCGCGCCCGGCTGCGGGCCTGTCTGGACGAGGTCGCTCCCGAGGTGTTCATCGGCGAACCCCTGGCGCATCTGGCGCGGCGGGTACTGCGCTGGGCACCCGGTCACGTCCGTACGCCCCTGGTGACCCGCCGCACGCTGCCGGGGCTGGGGCGGGCGGTGCCGGTGGTGGTGCCGGACGCGGCCGGACCGGCCCTGGAAGTCGCCGAACCCGGCGCGGAGGAACTGGCGGTCATCGCGTTCACCTCGGGCTCCACCGGCGTGCCCAAGGGCGTGGAGTACCGGTACGGCACCCTGGCCGGGCAGGTCGAGGCACTGCGTGCGGTACTGGCCCTCGATCCGGGCGGGGTGCTGCTGTCCGGCTTCCTGCCCCTCGTCCTCCTCGGCCCGGCCCTCGGGGTGACCACGCTCTCCCCGGCCCTGTGCCACCGCGCACCGGCCCGCACGTCTCCCGAGCAACTGCTGCGACCGCTGCTGGAACACCGCGCCTCGGTGGTGGCCGGCTCGCCCGCCGTTCTCGGCCTGCTGGCCGGCCACTGTGTGCGCCACGGGCTGCGGCTGCCGTCGGTCGACCGGGTGCTGTCCTTCGGCGCCCCGCTGCGGGCAGGGCTGGCCGAGGCGTGGGGTGCGGTGCTGCGCGCGGACGCCGAGGTGCTCAGCGTCTACGGCGCCACCGAATGCCTTCCGGTCAGCGCCGTCACCACGCGGGAACTGGCGGCGCTGCGGGCCGCCGGGCACGGCGCCGTCTCGGGGACGTGCGTCGGCCGTCCCGTACCCGGGGTCGAGGTGCGCGTGCTGGGGGCCGACGACACCGGGGTGGGCGAGATCGCGGTCGCCGGGCGCAACGTCAGTCCCGCGTATCACGCCCGCCCGCGGGACACCGCCCACGCCAAGGTCGCCACCGACCGCGGGCTGCTGCACCGCACCGGTGACCTGGGGCATCTCGACGGCGAGGGCCGCCTGTGGTTCCACGGCCGCGCGTCCCAACGGGTCACCGGCGACGGCTTCGTCCTGAACACCGAGGACATCGAAACGGCGGCCGATGCGGCACCGGGCGTACGGCGTACCGCCCTGGTCGGCCTCGGCCCGGTCGGGCGGCAGCGGGCCGTGCTCTGCGTGGAGCGGGAACGGTGCGGCACGAAGGAGCGCCGGGGCGCCGCCGCGGCCGTGCGCGAAATCCTCCGTGGCCATCCGCAGGGCCACCACATCCGTGCCGTCCTCATCCACCCCGGCTTTCCCACCGACATCCGCCACAACTCCAAGATCGACCGCGAACGGCTGGCGGCCTGGGCCGCCAAGCGGGCAGGGGACAGCGCATGA